Below is a genomic region from Roseovarius arcticus.
TAGGCGCAGGGCGACTAAGTTCTCTGGAGGGGCGGGATGTGCCTTGCCAGCTTCGCTGCAACGCAGAAACGTTCACCCTGCCAATCCGGCCGCTCACTGTGCCGGAAAAGGTGTGTGGTAACCGGACGAAGTGAAGCCCGACCCGGCCACCACACGGATTGCAACAATTAAGTTGCGGGATTGACGTAGGACACTCAGCGCTGCTGCGCAAGATCGCCTACGCTCTTCCTGCGAGGAGAAACATCAATGAATACCCTTAAATCCGTACTGGCTGGTACGCTTGCCTTTTCCGGTTTGGCGGCGCCCGCATTCGCCACCGAATGCCCGATCAAAGTTGGCGTCTTGCACTCGCTGTCCGGCACAATGGCAATTTCGGAAACGACGCTGAAAGACACTATGTTAATGTTGATCGAACAGCAAAACGCCAAGGGTGGCCTGCTCGGTTGCGATCTTGAGGCAGTTGTGGTCGATCCGGCGTCGGACTGGCCGCTGTTTGCCGAGAAAGCACGCGAGCTGTTGTCAGTTCACGAAGTTGATGTGATTTTTGGCAACTGGACCTCTGTCAGCCGCAAATCCGTGCTGCCTGTGATCGAGGAGCTTAATGGCCTGCTGTTCTACCCCGTGCAATATGAGGGCGAAGAAAGCTCCAAAAACGTGTTCTACACGGGCGCGGCTCCGAACCAGCAGGCGATCCCCGCCACGGATTATTTTCTTGAAGAACTGGGGGTCGAGAAATTTGCCCTTCTGGGCACGGACTACGTGTATCCGCGGACGACAAACAACATCCTCGAGAGCTATCTGAAGTCCAAGGGCATCGCCGAAGACGACATCTTTCTGAATTACACGCCTTTCGGCCACTCAGATTGGTCCAAGATCGTGGCCGACGTCGTGGCTCTTGGCGCAGACGGCAAGAAGGTCGGCGTGATCTCGACCATCAACGGCGACGCGAATATCGGCTTTTACAAAGAACTGGCCGCAGCAGGCATTTCGGCTGACGACATCCCGGTCATCGCCTTTTCGGTGGGCGAGGAGGAACTCTCGGGCCTTGATACTACCAACCTCGTCGGCCACCTCGCCGCATGGAACTACTTCCAGTCTGCCGAAGCCGAAGCCAACACCAGCTTCATCAAAGCGTGGAAGGCCAAGATGGGTGAAGAGCGCGTGACCAACGATCCGATGGAGGCGCATTACATCGGCTTCAACATGTGGGTGAACGCGGCCACTGCGGCAGAATCTACAGAGGTCGATGCCGTTCGTGCCAAGATGTACGGGCAAGAGTTTCCCAACCTGACTGGCGGCACCGCCGTGATGTTGCCCAACCACCACCTCGCCAAGCCAGTGCTGATCGGGGAAATTCAGGCCGACGGGCAGTTCGATATTGTCAGCCAGACTTCCGAAGTACCTGGCGACGCATGGACCGATTTCCTGCCGGAAAGCGCGCTGCTTACCTCGGATTGGAAAGATCTGGACTGCGGGATGTACAACACAGAGACCAAGACCTGTGTCCAGACTTTGTCCAATTACTGATCACTGACACCAAGTAGCGGAAGGGGCGCGTCGTCCCTTCCGATCCTTGCGGGATTTTTACATGAAACACCTATTGATTGCGGCCCTCGCTCTGGCGATGACCTGCTCGCTTGCGCGCGCCCAAGACGCACCGATACAGGCGATCCTTCAGGCGCAATCTGCGTTGATCATCGAAAATTCGCGCAGGACCATTGCTCCGGCAATTGCCGCAGTGTCAGGCAGCGGCTTGCCTGAGGCGCAGGACGTATTGCAGGCATGGCAGGGCAAGAATCTTTGGCAGCGCACCACCGACGGGATGTTCTTTCGGGCCGAAAAGAGTGAGGGCAAGACCTATCAGCTCTATGATTTCGACACGGGCGAAATTGCCGGGTCAGCCCCTGCCTCTGATCTGGAACAGATCAAACCAAATAGCGGCATTCGCGCTTTGATCGGGTCAGCACTGGTGCAATTTCAGTTGCAAGATGCGGATCCCAAAAGGCGCCTTGCCGCACTTACGTCGGTGCAGCGCAACCCCAGTGCGGAGGTGCTGGAACCGCTCAGAGGGTCCATCGCAGCCGAGGACGATCCGACAATCCGTGCCATGAAGGTCAGGGCCGAGCGTTTGCTGACCATCGCCTATGATTCCGATGAGGCCGAGCGGATCAAGGCCATTTCCGAAATGTCCGGCGACCTTGGTGTTGATGTTCGGGCCACGCTCAACCCCTTGCTCGCGACCCGCAGAGCGATTTTTGCGGGCGCGCCGCCCGAGACACTCAACATTGCCGAGACGCTGGTGCCGGGAGCCTCGGTCGGGGTGATGTCGGCCTATGACATGCTGGTGGACGCCGACCTTGCCCCGCCACGGGTGACGGACGCGCAGGTGCGCAACGCACTGATAGAAAATGCCAAGGGCGGCAAGGTCGGGGGCATCCCGATCCACCAGTTGGATGATCCCGGCATACGGCGGCGCGCTTATGCCGCTCTGGCCGCTGCGGGCAGCGTGCCACCTGACCCTGATGCCGCGCAGATCGCACAGGCACTGGACGCGCACAGCATTGTCGAAGTCTATCTGGAACCCTCGCGGAAAGTGACAGATGCCGTTTCCGAGGCGCTGGAAACCATCGCGCTGACGGTTGGTGTAAACCAGACGGTCGACCTTATTCTTGACGGGCTGTCGCTCACGTCGATCTACTTTCTTGCGGCCATCGGGCTCGCCATCACCTTTGGCGTCATGGGTGTCATCAATATGGCGCATGGCGAATTCATCATGATGGGTGCCTATACCGGTTATGTGGTGCAGCAGATCATCCCGAACCATACCGCCAGTATTCTCGTGGCAATCCCGATGGCATTTGCAGTGACCTTCGCGGCGGGTGTGGTGATGGAGCGGCTGGTAATCCGGTGGCTCTACAATCGCCCATTAGAGACCCTGCTCGCGACTTTTGGCGTCTCCATCGCGCTTCAGCAATTAGCCAAAAACATCTTTGGGACGCAGGCACGCCCTCTGACCTCTCCGGCGTGGCTGGATGGCGCTTGGGTAATCAATGATGTGGTGGCAATCAGCTTTATCCGCATCGCAATCTTCGCGCTGGCTGCGTTTTTCCTCGGTGTTTACATATTTATCATGCGGTGCACGCGGCTGGGCTTGGAGACCCGCGCTGTGACGCAGAACCCCCGCATGGCGTCGTCGATGGGGATCAATCTCAATAAGGTCAACATGCTGACCTTTGGCCTTGGCTCCGGAATTGCGGGAGTCGCTGGGGTTGCCATCGGGCTCTTTGCCAAGGTCACCTCCGAGCTGGGCAGCGACTATATTGTGCAGAGCTTCATGACCGTGGTTGTCGGCGGCGTCGGAAACATCTGGGGCACGCTGGCGGGGGCCGCGATGATCGGTTTCATGCAAAAGGGCATCGAATGGTTCAACCCGTCAAACACGTTGGCGGCGCAGACCTTCATGATCGTGTTCATCATTATATTCATTCAATTCCGGCCAAGGGGCATCATCGCGCTCAAAGGCCGCGCGGCCGGGGATTAACGTCATGCAACACTCTGTTCACAGGCGCAGTGCCTCAACCATGATTTTCCTCGCGCTGCTGCTGGCCTTCACCATCATCGTGACGCTCTTGTCCGAAGGTATGGGGGTCGGGGTAATTTCCACCAGTTTCGTCAAGACGCTGGGGAAGACCCTCTGCCTCGCGCTGGTTGCGATCTCTATGGATCTGGTCTGGGGTTATGCGGGGATTCTGAGCCTTGGGCATTTCGCCTTTTTCGGGCTGGGCGGTTATATGATTGGCAT
It encodes:
- the urtB gene encoding urea ABC transporter permease subunit UrtB, with the protein product MKHLLIAALALAMTCSLARAQDAPIQAILQAQSALIIENSRRTIAPAIAAVSGSGLPEAQDVLQAWQGKNLWQRTTDGMFFRAEKSEGKTYQLYDFDTGEIAGSAPASDLEQIKPNSGIRALIGSALVQFQLQDADPKRRLAALTSVQRNPSAEVLEPLRGSIAAEDDPTIRAMKVRAERLLTIAYDSDEAERIKAISEMSGDLGVDVRATLNPLLATRRAIFAGAPPETLNIAETLVPGASVGVMSAYDMLVDADLAPPRVTDAQVRNALIENAKGGKVGGIPIHQLDDPGIRRRAYAALAAAGSVPPDPDAAQIAQALDAHSIVEVYLEPSRKVTDAVSEALETIALTVGVNQTVDLILDGLSLTSIYFLAAIGLAITFGVMGVINMAHGEFIMMGAYTGYVVQQIIPNHTASILVAIPMAFAVTFAAGVVMERLVIRWLYNRPLETLLATFGVSIALQQLAKNIFGTQARPLTSPAWLDGAWVINDVVAISFIRIAIFALAAFFLGVYIFIMRCTRLGLETRAVTQNPRMASSMGINLNKVNMLTFGLGSGIAGVAGVAIGLFAKVTSELGSDYIVQSFMTVVVGGVGNIWGTLAGAAMIGFMQKGIEWFNPSNTLAAQTFMIVFIIIFIQFRPRGIIALKGRAAGD
- the urtA gene encoding urea ABC transporter substrate-binding protein, which encodes MNTLKSVLAGTLAFSGLAAPAFATECPIKVGVLHSLSGTMAISETTLKDTMLMLIEQQNAKGGLLGCDLEAVVVDPASDWPLFAEKARELLSVHEVDVIFGNWTSVSRKSVLPVIEELNGLLFYPVQYEGEESSKNVFYTGAAPNQQAIPATDYFLEELGVEKFALLGTDYVYPRTTNNILESYLKSKGIAEDDIFLNYTPFGHSDWSKIVADVVALGADGKKVGVISTINGDANIGFYKELAAAGISADDIPVIAFSVGEEELSGLDTTNLVGHLAAWNYFQSAEAEANTSFIKAWKAKMGEERVTNDPMEAHYIGFNMWVNAATAAESTEVDAVRAKMYGQEFPNLTGGTAVMLPNHHLAKPVLIGEIQADGQFDIVSQTSEVPGDAWTDFLPESALLTSDWKDLDCGMYNTETKTCVQTLSNY